GAAATATTTGGCTCTTTAAAAATCTCAGTTTTTGCCATTTCATAAGCCTTTTTCATTCCAGACGACAATGGGGTCCTTCCACCTGTTGGCATTTGCTCTAAAAGTTTATGGGCTAACTCTACACTATTAGTAGGTGGTAATATAGATTCTGCTGTTTCACCTTTAAAAGCAATCATAGCTATTTTATCCCTCTTTTGATAAGCATCTAATAGAAGAGAGAAAATTGCTGCCTTTGTTTCTACCATACGCTGTTGCGCTCCCATTGAACCACTGGCATCAACTACAAAAATAAGAAAGTTTCCAATTTTCTTTTCACGTACCTTATTTCGTATATCACTGGACTCTATAGCTATAGCCACCTCTTTATGACATCTACTTTTCTGATAAGGTGCTGCTGCCCTAAGTGTTGCATCTAATGCAAAATCATTGTTTTTTCTTTCCATGGTACTCCTTATGTACCTGCCTGCTCTAGAAGGAGTTTTGGTACTTGAACGCCTTCCTGAACCCTTTCTAAGCACTCTATCTTTTTTATAAGCTATTTTTTTAACTTGGAATGGCTTACCTATAGAAAATACCTTATCTATTATCTTTGAGGCTCTATTCTGTTGCTTTTCATCTGAAGCATCTTCATTTTCCCGCTCTTCTTCACTATTGTTTTTCTGATTATTTCCATGATTTTTCTCATCTTTACTTTGGTTTTTTTCATTCTTATTTTTATCTTGCTCTTTATCTTCATTCATATGATTTTTCTCATTCTCTTGGTTCTTTTGTTGATCTTCATTTTTAGGTAACTCTGGTTGTGGATTCTTTCTATGAAAAAGTACAAGTTCTGCAGTTTCATAAACATCTTCCTTAACAACCTCATATCGTCCATTTAATGCAGCTACAGTACGAGCTGCTGCTTCCATAACAATATCTGCCCTATGCCCTGATACAAAAGCCTTTATGCATAAATCAGCAATTAGCTCCAGCATATTTTCAGATATATTTACTTTAGGAAGAATTTCCCTAGCCCTTTCTATTTTTTCTCTTAGTTTTTTTTCCTCAAAACACCACTTATTTTTAAACTCCACTGGATTTTTATCAAATTCTTCTCTTCTCTTTATTATTTTTACTCTTTCTTCAGGCTCATCTACACCTTCCACTTCTACGCAAAGCCCAAATCTATCCATAAGTTGAGGTCTTAAATCTCCCTCTTCTGGATTCATGGTTCCAACTAAAATAAATTCTGCTGGATGAGAATAAGACACACTTTCTCTTTCTACCACATTTATTCCCATAGATGCTGAATCCAACATTACATCTACAATATGATCATCTAACAAATTAACTTCATCTATGTAAACAATTCCTCTGTTAGCTTTTGCTAATATACCTGGTTCAAACTTACACTTCCCATTTTTAATTGCATACTCCAAATCCAAGGTTCCCACTACCTTATCTTCCGTAGCAGCTATAGGTAAATCCACCACTGAAACCTTTTTATGTACTACTTTAATCTTTTGTCCATTTTCAAATTTTTCCTTACACCTATCACAAAGCTTTAGTTCTTCATCGGGATTACAATTAAAAGTACAACCTTCTACCACTTTTATATGTGGAAGTACATCTGCTAAAGCCCTAACTGCTGTTGATTTAGCAGTTCCCTTTTCCCCTCTAATTAAAATTCCTCCAATAGATGGATTAACTGCATTCCATATAAGCCCTTTTTTCATTTTTTCCTGTGCTACAATGGCCGTAAAAGGATACACAATCCTACCAAACTTCCCCACAAAAATGCTCCTTTCCGCATTTAAAAACCGTATTTTTATAACAAAAAAAACACGAAGGTTTCTTAATTAATAAACCTTCGTGGCTTTGATTTCATAATTTATATAATTATCTTAATATAATTTTTCATTTTTTCATGAACCTTCGTGGTTACACAAGCCTTATTTTAGCATTTTACATAATATTTTGTCAATATAAACTTAAAATCCCTTTCTCTTAGCTTCTCTTCCACTTTCATTAATTCCTGGTTCTTCTACAGTGGTATTTAACTTATTTTTTGCCCATTGATTTTGTGTCTTACTACCATTGGCTAAATAATTTTCCTTAGTCCACTCTCTTTTATTTTTTCTGTCATTCACACTATCATCTGCTACTCAAAACATGGTCAAATGTATCCATATTGAGATTCTTACTGCTTCAACGTACTCTGCCTTGCCTAAGCTACTACAGTTTGTATAGTACTCCACAGTCGTTAATTCCCCAAATAGCCTTGGGTACACATATAAGTGCTTGTTTAATTAAGCTATCTTATATTCTTTAGCATTGGCTAAATTGATTGATGCATTTAAATCTCTATCAATAGAAAACCCGCAACTGCATTTATAAACTCTATCAGATAGTTTTAAATCTTTCTTATATGCTCCACAACAGCTACACATTTTACTACTTGGATAGAATCTATTAAC
The DNA window shown above is from Haloimpatiens massiliensis and carries:
- a CDS encoding putative cobaltochelatase → MGKFGRIVYPFTAIVAQEKMKKGLIWNAVNPSIGGILIRGEKGTAKSTAVRALADVLPHIKVVEGCTFNCNPDEELKLCDRCKEKFENGQKIKVVHKKVSVVDLPIAATEDKVVGTLDLEYAIKNGKCKFEPGILAKANRGIVYIDEVNLLDDHIVDVMLDSASMGINVVERESVSYSHPAEFILVGTMNPEEGDLRPQLMDRFGLCVEVEGVDEPEERVKIIKRREEFDKNPVEFKNKWCFEEKKLREKIERAREILPKVNISENMLELIADLCIKAFVSGHRADIVMEAAARTVAALNGRYEVVKEDVYETAELVLFHRKNPQPELPKNEDQQKNQENEKNHMNEDKEQDKNKNEKNQSKDEKNHGNNQKNNSEEERENEDASDEKQQNRASKIIDKVFSIGKPFQVKKIAYKKDRVLRKGSGRRSSTKTPSRAGRYIRSTMERKNNDFALDATLRAAAPYQKSRCHKEVAIAIESSDIRNKVREKKIGNFLIFVVDASGSMGAQQRMVETKAAIFSLLLDAYQKRDKIAMIAFKGETAESILPPTNSVELAHKLLEQMPTGGRTPLSSGMKKAYEMAKTEIFKEPNISPMMIIISDGKGNVSVTGEKPLKEVAKIAETIREEERIKTLVIDVEKKNLISFHLAKELAKNLGAQYYKIDDLKADTLVQAVRNNMEI